CGCGCGTTCATACCGGCTAGTGGAGGCAAACGACTATGAACGGCGCGATTGTCGACGTCGTTAGGGCTCGCGGCAGATGTTTCTGGCTTCTCGCGGCGACGCCGCGTTCATGTGTGGGAGTAATCGCCGTCTTCGGCGGGATTTATCATGATTATGGATGGGTTTAACCCGGCTGATACGCCTAGTACGACGTGACTATGGCAGCGAAAAAGGGCGCGACGTTCGGTATCCGTCATCCGACGGTCGTTCCACACGACACGAGAGATCCGGACGACCACCCGGACGCGTCCGTCGCACAGGGGCCGACCTGTTACGACGACTGACGCGTCGGGGCGGGCGGCCGCTGTCGGTACGTGCAGCGTCTGCCACGACCGCGGAGACCCGGCCGGGCTTCGCGTGAAACGAAACTTCTTGTGAGTAGAGCGTTCACCGAGGTTATGGGCTTGTTCGACCGACTACGCGGTGACGGTGGTCCGCGTGTTGCTTTCTTCGGTATCGACGGTGTGCCGTACAGTCTCATCGCCGATAACCCCGACCGGTTTCCGAATCTGACCGACCTCGCGAACGACGGTGCCGGCGGCGCAATCGACTCCATCGTCCCGCCGGAGTCGTCGGCCTGTTGGCCGTCGCTCACGACCGGCGTGAATCCGGGGACGACCGGCGTCTACGGCTTCCAGGACCGCGAAGTGGGCAGCTACGACACCTACGTGCCGATGGGACGCGACGTGCAGGCGACCCGCGTCTGGGACCGCGTCACCGACGCCGGCCGCGACGCGACCGTGATGAACGTCCCCGTGACGTTCCCGCCACAGCGCGACGTCCAGCGGATGGTCTCTGGGTTCCTCTCGCCGGGCGTCGAGAAGGCCGCCTACCCCGACGAGCTGCGCGACGACCTGCAAAACTCCAACTACCGCATCGACACGAACGCGAAGCTCGGCCACCAGGCCGACAAGACGGAGTTCATCGAGAACGCCTACGCGACGCTCGATGCCCGCTACGAGACGTTCTCGAAGTACGTCGACAAGGACGACTGGGACCTCTTTTTCGGCGTCTTCATGACGACCGACCGGGTCAACCACTTCCTGTTCGGCGACTACGAGCAGGACGGCGAGTACAAAGAGGAGTTCCTGGAGTTCTACGAACAGGTCGACGAGTATCTCGGCAAACTGCGCGCCCAACTTCCGGACGACGTGACGATGGTCGTCGCCAGCGACCACGGCTTCACGACCGAGCAGTACGAGGTGAACCTCAACACGTGGCTCGAAGACGAGGGGTGGCTCTCCTACCAGACGGACGACCACGACTCGCTCGCCGACATCAGCGAGGAGGCCCGCGCGTACTCGTTCATCCCCGGCCGGCTGTATCTGAATCTCGAAGGGCGCGAGCCGCGCGGCTCCGTCCCCGAGTCGGAGTACGAAGACGTTCGCGCAGAGCTAAAGGCGGCCATCGAGGAGTTGGAAGGGCCGACCGGCGAGCCGGTCGCCCAGCGCGTCGTCACGAAGGAAGATGCCTACCGTGGTCCCCACGACGACATCGCGCCCGACCTGACGGTGATTCCGACCCACGGCTACGACCTGAAGGCCGGCTTTGCGGGCAACGACGAGGTGTTCACCACCGGGCCGCGCAACGGGATGCACTCCTTCGAGAACGCGTGTCTGTTCGTCGACGACGACCGCGCTCGCATCGACGACGTGGACTTATTCGACATCACGCCGACGATCTTGGACCTGCTGGAGATGGAGACCGACCGCACGGAACTGGACGGCGCGTCGCTCGTCTAGCGCGGTCGAAAAGTATTACTCACCCTACTCTAACTCCGACGTGTCGGGGTTTTCCCGACGTGGTGCCCTCGACGTGAGTCGAGCGGGGATGGGTTTCATCCCCGTCGGCTCCGGTGTCCCGTGGGCGTCGGATTCACCGGTCGAGCACCCGACAGCGCCTGCTCAAAACAGGTCGTCGAGGTCGTCGTTCACCAGCGACTCCGTGGCGTCGGGCGTCTCCTCCGCGACGCTCGCCTCGCTCGCCCGGTCGAGGAACGCCTGCACGCGCTCGGACCGTTCGACACCGCCCAAGAGGACGAGCGCGGCCAGCCGCTCGGAGTCGAGCGGGTAATCGCCGCCGCGTACCTGCATCGAGCCGAGTTCGTCCTCCAGCCAGGTTCGGGCCGCCTCGACCCCCTTGCGGCTGATGCGGTCGGCCTGGCCGGCGACGATGAGCAGGCCACTCTCGGCCGTCGTGGCGTCCGGGAGACTCGTTCCCGTCAGGAGCGCGTTCCGTGCGACGGAAGTGATGGTGTTGAGATTCGCGTCGGCGTCGGGGCTGCTTTCCGCGGACGCGTATCCGATTGCTGCGAGCGACCCCTCGCGGAGCGTGTTAATAACCTCGGAGCTGTCGACGACGGACTCGGCGGCGACGCTGCCCGCGTCGAACTCGCCGGCCGCGAGCAGCAGGCCAACGCGCTGTGCAATCTTCTCGTTGACGGCCGCGTACCCCTCGTCCATCGACTCGCCGGCCTGTCGCCACGCGTCGTTGTCCACGAGGATGGTCGCGTCGGCTTCCCGCGCCAGCGTCTTCAGCGACCGGCCGGCGTTGCGCTGGTACAGCGCCCCCTCGTCGCGGCCGGGGAGCACGCCGAGCACGTAGACGGGCACGTCGTAGACGCGTTTGAGTTCGTGTGCGAGCACTGGCGCACCCCCCGACCCGGTGCCGCCGCCGAGCCCAGCGGTGATGATGATGGCCTCACAGTCGGAGCCGACGCGGCCCGACACGGCGTCGACGACCTCGTTGGCGTCTTCCTGCATCACCGTCGCACCGAGTTCGTTGTCGCCGCCGACGCCGTGGCCGTTGACACGCTCCGCGCCGATGAGGAGGGTATCGAGACCGATGGAGGAGAGATCCGCTCGCGCACTGTTGATGGCGAGCGAACTGACGACCGAATCGGCCGCCAGCGGGTCGCGCGAGAGGGCTTCGGCCAGCTTGCCGCCGGCTTGACCCACGCCGATAAGGGCGACTTTCATGTGATATACTCAATGTGTCGCACAATTAGTGTTGTCCCGGTCACCCGGTACGCTACCCTCATCTACCCGATTCGATATCGGAGTATTTGGGTCGTGACCGCTGCCCACGTGAACGCGATTGCGAACTGGACGACAGCGCTCAGATAGCTCGACGGAACGACCACCCAAACGACGACCGTCCCCACGGTAATGGCGGCGAGCGTGCCGACGACAGCGATCGTGTCGTCGAGTTCACCGTCGTCAACGTCTGCCAAGCCGAGAATCGCCCCGATGCCACACAACCCACCGAGTACGACGGCTGCAGCCGTCACGGCTGGGTGCGTGACCTCGCGGGCCGGGTCGAGCAACAGCAGCCACGGCGACCCGATAATAGCCACGAACAGCAGTCGGAGCGTCCGGGAGCGCTCGTCGTCTCTGTGGAGCCACCCCGGCTCTGTAGAGGGCTTAGACATAGCGTATTGAACACATTAGTTGATATTGAATTTTAATTCGCCGGACGTGTGCCGAGACGAACAGCGTCAGCGGCCATCTCTCGCAGTGTCATACCTCTCGTGTGCTGTCTCTGCGCTGGAGTGGACGCACTTCTCTGGCTCAACGACAGTACATAATTAACGGAGTGACTGACGCATACAGAGTCGATGAGCCGTTTCCTACTCGAATGGCCGGTCAGCACTGATTCGGTCGACGCCGATATCGCGATACTCTTCAAGCACCTCTGGCGTCGGTCCTTCCTCCGGTGTTGCTGTCTGGACAACGAGCCCGCGGTCGTGCGCTGTCTCGACTACGTCTGCATCGGCTCCCATCGAGTGGAACAGGTGAACAGTATTACAACCGAGATGTGCTGCGGTGTCTAATCCAAGCACTGGCGCATCTTCGTACAGTCCATGATAGAGGACATGACCAAGCGGTATCTCCGTTGTCGCCTCCGCGACGGCGTGGAGTGCAAGTGGGCTAAAGGAGATAATTGTTACTGGGTTGTCAATCGCATCGACAGCATCGAGTACGTCCTCGACGAGTCCCCACTCTTTCAGTTCGATTTCGACGCCAGTGTCCGCTGGAATCGTCTGGAGTGCCTCGTCTAACCGCGGAATCCGCTCACCAGAGTCTAAAATCTCCAGTGTCTGCAACTCATCCCAGCTCGCGTTCACCACGCGACCGGTGGCATTGGTCAGTCGACCTAACCACTCGTCGTGGAACACGACGAGCTCACCGGTACGACACGGTCGAACGTCCAGCTCAATCCAGTCGGCTGTCTCTGCGGCCTGTTCAAACGCCGCCAACGTGTTCTCTGGATACACATCCCCGTAGCCTCGGTGGGCAACAATCTCCATAGCAGCCGATATTGCGGCAGATATATGAATTGGTCGGTTAGTTGATATATACTGCATATAGCCGCGCTCTCTGTCGAATCGTTCCGTGGTGGTTCGTTAACCGAGGGAAGTAAGCGTCAGTATACAGCTCTCAGAGTGGTATTGTGAGTAACCGAGAACTATTACAAGCAGATTAGAAGTCGCGGTGAAATAATTCGCTGAATGCCACGTCGGATCTATGATTCGAACATGACCGTGAGTCAATTAGCGCGGGTGGGTGAGTGATGGCACGCATAGAACTGGAGTCGCTCCAGAAAGAGTTCGGTGAGACCGTTGCGGTAAACGACATCTCACTGTCGGTGCCGGACGGAGAGTTCCTCGTCCTTGTCGGACCGAGCGGCTGTGGAAAGAGTACGCTCTTGCGAACGATCTCCGGACTTGAATCACAGACGTCAGGGGATATCAGTATCGGAGACGAGCGCGTCACGAACGTTGAACCGAAAGACCGCGGCGTCGCGATGGTGTTCCAAGACTACGCGCTGTATCCCCATATGACGGCACGGCGAAACATGACGTTCGGACTGGACTCACACGTCTCGATGAGCGACGACGAAATTGAGCAGGCCGTGCAGGATGTCGGTGAGACGCTGGGCATTGGCGATCTGTTGAATCGGACACCAGATGCACTGTCCGGAGGTGAGAAACAGCGCGTTGCAATGGGGCGAGCGTTACTCCGTGAACCAGACGTGTTCCTGCTTGACGAGCCGTTGTCGAATCTTGACGCGAAGCTCCGTGACCAGATGCGTGCGGAGCTGACGCAGTTACACGAGCGGATCGGTACGACAACCATCTACGTCACCCACGATCAGACGGAGGCGATGACGCTTGGTGACCGTGTCGCAGTGATGAACGACGGTGAGATTGAGCAGGTGGAGTCACCACAAGTACTGTACGACGAGCCAGCAAGCCGGTTCGTTGCTGAGTTCATCGGCTCACCGCAGATGAACTTCTTACCGGTGGATGTTGAGGGTCGGAGCCGCCCAACAGTGGCTACGCTTCAAGGACACCTCACCAGTCCGTTCCCGACCACGAACGATATGCCGTTCACAGCCCCTGAAAACGCAGTACTCGGGGTTCGCCCAGAGGACCTCTATCTTGCACAAGCGGCTGAGAATGACTCCTTCGCTGGTCCGGTCGAGATGACCGTGACGCTTCACGAGACGCTTGGTGATTCAGTAGTACTGCATGGTACAGTAGCGAACGAACGGATTCGCATTCGTACTAGCGAGCGACCGAACGTCACTGCGGGCGACAGTATCCGCGTCGTGGTTGACCCGACCCGACTGCACCTGTTTGATACCGACGGCGAGATAGTTGCCCACGCGGCCGACAAGGTGGCACAGACCGCCTGATAGATGCGGCAATCAGTATATACCCGTCCTGAGGCGTCATAGTGGTAATACACCTATCATCGAAGAAGTATATAAAATATAAACGGTCTAACTGATAGGCTACTCTTCACCGGTGTGATGGACGCACAGCAGTCACGGCGCTCCGTACTGAAAACCACTGGACTGGCGGCAACAGTCGGTCTCGCTGGGATGGCGGGCTGTTCCAGCCTCGGTGGTGGAACCGGCGGTGGCAACGCTGCCCAGCAAATCAACTTCGAGAACCTCGGCAACCGAGAGGCGGGCGAAGACGTTGAACTGGAGTTTTGGATTTCGATCGGCGCTGAAGATCTCGTCCAAGGTATCGTCGACCGATTCAACGAACAGAGCGATTCGATTACCGTCTCGGTCTCGAATCAGGGGAACTACAACGAGGTTTGGAACCAGACGCAACAAGCACAGACCGCCGGGAGTCCACCAGAACTGGTTCACCTCAACGCCGTGAGTACGCTCCCAGCGTGGGCAGAAGATGTCGTGATTCCAGCTGAGGATCTCATCGGTCCAGAGATTGACCGCAGTAACTTCGTCAGCGCAGTCAGCAACTACTACGTTATTGATGATACGCTGCTGGGGCTTCCGTTCGGCGTTTCAACGGTCGCGTGTAGCTACAATCGTTCTGCGTTCGAAGCAGCCGGACTGGCCTCACATCCCGACGATGTCGAACTAACGACGTTCGACGAGTGGCAGGCCGCCGCCGATGCTGTGATGGCCGAGACAGAGATGAGCAGTGGCGTCACGTGGCCACAGCTCGGCTGGTTTTACGAGACGTTCTTCGCGATGCAAGGGCAAAACGTCATCAACAACGAGAACGGCCGGGCGAGTCCTGCGACGGCGTCGTACTTCGATTCCGACGCGGCCCAGCGGATGTACGAGTGGAACAGCAGCATGTACGAGTCGGATCGCTACCAGCTGTCCGCTGACTGGAGCGAGGCCCGACAGGCATTCCTCAATGGACAGGTGGCAGTGCAGATGGACTCATCAGCCGCGCTGGCCGCCCTCTCGGATGGGGCCCAAGAAGCCGGCTTTGAGCACGGTGTCGGAACC
This portion of the Halosegnis longus genome encodes:
- a CDS encoding alkaline phosphatase family protein; amino-acid sequence: MGLFDRLRGDGGPRVAFFGIDGVPYSLIADNPDRFPNLTDLANDGAGGAIDSIVPPESSACWPSLTTGVNPGTTGVYGFQDREVGSYDTYVPMGRDVQATRVWDRVTDAGRDATVMNVPVTFPPQRDVQRMVSGFLSPGVEKAAYPDELRDDLQNSNYRIDTNAKLGHQADKTEFIENAYATLDARYETFSKYVDKDDWDLFFGVFMTTDRVNHFLFGDYEQDGEYKEEFLEFYEQVDEYLGKLRAQLPDDVTMVVASDHGFTTEQYEVNLNTWLEDEGWLSYQTDDHDSLADISEEARAYSFIPGRLYLNLEGREPRGSVPESEYEDVRAELKAAIEELEGPTGEPVAQRVVTKEDAYRGPHDDIAPDLTVIPTHGYDLKAGFAGNDEVFTTGPRNGMHSFENACLFVDDDRARIDDVDLFDITPTILDLLEMETDRTELDGASLV
- a CDS encoding tubulin/FtsZ family protein, translating into MKVALIGVGQAGGKLAEALSRDPLAADSVVSSLAINSARADLSSIGLDTLLIGAERVNGHGVGGDNELGATVMQEDANEVVDAVSGRVGSDCEAIIITAGLGGGTGSGGAPVLAHELKRVYDVPVYVLGVLPGRDEGALYQRNAGRSLKTLAREADATILVDNDAWRQAGESMDEGYAAVNEKIAQRVGLLLAAGEFDAGSVAAESVVDSSEVINTLREGSLAAIGYASAESSPDADANLNTITSVARNALLTGTSLPDATTAESGLLIVAGQADRISRKGVEAARTWLEDELGSMQVRGGDYPLDSERLAALVLLGGVERSERVQAFLDRASEASVAEETPDATESLVNDDLDDLF
- a CDS encoding glycerophosphodiester phosphodiesterase, which encodes MQYISTNRPIHISAAISAAMEIVAHRGYGDVYPENTLAAFEQAAETADWIELDVRPCRTGELVVFHDEWLGRLTNATGRVVNASWDELQTLEILDSGERIPRLDEALQTIPADTGVEIELKEWGLVEDVLDAVDAIDNPVTIISFSPLALHAVAEATTEIPLGHVLYHGLYEDAPVLGLDTAAHLGCNTVHLFHSMGADADVVETAHDRGLVVQTATPEEGPTPEVLEEYRDIGVDRISADRPFE
- a CDS encoding ABC transporter ATP-binding protein produces the protein MARIELESLQKEFGETVAVNDISLSVPDGEFLVLVGPSGCGKSTLLRTISGLESQTSGDISIGDERVTNVEPKDRGVAMVFQDYALYPHMTARRNMTFGLDSHVSMSDDEIEQAVQDVGETLGIGDLLNRTPDALSGGEKQRVAMGRALLREPDVFLLDEPLSNLDAKLRDQMRAELTQLHERIGTTTIYVTHDQTEAMTLGDRVAVMNDGEIEQVESPQVLYDEPASRFVAEFIGSPQMNFLPVDVEGRSRPTVATLQGHLTSPFPTTNDMPFTAPENAVLGVRPEDLYLAQAAENDSFAGPVEMTVTLHETLGDSVVLHGTVANERIRIRTSERPNVTAGDSIRVVVDPTRLHLFDTDGEIVAHAADKVAQTA
- a CDS encoding extracellular solute-binding protein codes for the protein MDAQQSRRSVLKTTGLAATVGLAGMAGCSSLGGGTGGGNAAQQINFENLGNREAGEDVELEFWISIGAEDLVQGIVDRFNEQSDSITVSVSNQGNYNEVWNQTQQAQTAGSPPELVHLNAVSTLPAWAEDVVIPAEDLIGPEIDRSNFVSAVSNYYVIDDTLLGLPFGVSTVACSYNRSAFEAAGLASHPDDVELTTFDEWQAAADAVMAETEMSSGVTWPQLGWFYETFFAMQGQNVINNENGRASPATASYFDSDAAQRMYEWNSSMYESDRYQLSADWSEARQAFLNGQVAVQMDSSAALAALSDGAQEAGFEHGVGTVPSATTDGREGPIIGGGALFVPTGIDGAELKAAAELMLWLSQPEQQAEWHMSTGYYPLSREAISIAEEQGFYEDSPQFRRAFEQFASRPETPATAGAFTYDHGEMRTEIVNGLDRLYGGSSVEDVVSSTQSNVDDVLARASDADPRSE